The Gossypium arboreum isolate Shixiya-1 chromosome 2, ASM2569848v2, whole genome shotgun sequence region TGgaaactcaaaataaattttcatgttttatgcCAAATAGGTTGTCCATCATCTGAATCAATATTATACACTTACTCCTTTTTTTCCTATCTTTATATTGTTGACACATTTGAGAAATTTTTTGACTAgtctttaatcttttaaaattttaatatcttttaaactttttaatatttataagaaAAAGAAGTTGGGGTCATAAAAGTAAAGGTTGAAGAGTTAAATTTGTAAttatacttaatttttaaataatgttaacaGTAGCAAAAGGATCAAATTTTGAGTAAATAAAAGTAGGATTAAATCCGCACAAATTgattatcattataatttaatcaaaaaaaaaaaaaaaaagggtaaaacaTGTCACAAATTTTTATACTATTCACAAATTTGgtatttagtctttatacttttatttctaagattttattttatttttttactttttagattttaaatttagGTTCAACTATTAATactattaaaaatttttattgaatttattgttgtgacattgaaatttaaaaaaaaactcaataaataacaatataattaaaaaaactataataaacttgaattaaacaaaataattataacaatattaaaaattaaatctgaattttaaattttaaaaataaaaataaaaatcctaaaaataaaaCTACAATAATTAAATTTCCACgttatggcatattttaactaAGAATAAAACAGCATAGTTGCATATAGTTTGGAACAGTTGATCCAACGGCTGTTGTATCCAATATTGCTTTTGATCGTGTGGCCATGAAATATCGTAAGTTGCCAATATATATCAAAATATGAAGTTTAATTCTTAACGTACTCTGCGCTTACGCTTGTTCTTGACTTCCACTTTCAGACATCTTCTCCCTCTCTTCGCTTCTGATTTCTACTTTCAGGTAAGTTTTACTCCCTCTTTCGCAGTTTAGAGCTTTACACTTTCTAATTGATTCAacctctttttttattattatcaatttCTCTGATTCCTTTCATTTGCTCCTTGATCGAATTTTAAGATTTATGGAAGGGATTGGGCATTCGAGCATGattttaggtttattttctcCGATACCAAACCAAGTCCTAATGTTTAACCTTTATGTTTTGATTATCAATTTCCTAATCTCTCTTTTGCTTTTACCCCCCTTCTGATCGCTAATCATTTACCTCATCTTATAATCAACAATTCTTGCTAACCGAACAACATTCTAGGGCTTTGGTTTAGGGATCTTCGCTCCCAAGTCACAATCGATGATCTCTAGGGTTTAATAAAAAACGGACCTGTAGGAGAACCAGTTTGGCGTTCCGGATCCATGATACCTGCAATAGTAGTGAAATTGGAAATAAAGTGAGAAAAGATAAATGAAGTCTTTTAGTTATAGTCTGGTTAGTTAATTGGTTTGGTATTTGTTTATGGTGTTAATACTTGGACTTCGGCTTTATGTTGGTTTTGCATTGTTGTATTGGGTAGATGGATTGGCAAGGGCAAAAGCTAGCAGAGCAGATAATGCAGGTGATGCTATTGGTATTTGCAGTGGTTTCATTTGGTGCTGGCTATGTGTTGGGATCATTTCAGATGATGATGCTCGTATATGCCGGTGGTGTGACCCTCACCGCTTTGATTACTATTCCAAATTGGCCTTTCTTCAACCGCCACCCACTCAAGTGGTTGGATCTAAGCGAGGCCGAGAAGCATCCCAAGCCACAAGTAGCTGTGAGTTCAAAGAAGAAATCCACCAAGAAGTAGGGTCATTTTGGTTTCATCTTAGCATCATTAGAAAGTTGCTAGGGGTATGAATTGATGTTTTCTGCTTTCTTTCCATCTAGTCGGCTAGGTTTCTCAAAGTTTTTGAACTATAATAAGCAATTAGTTGAAGAGAACCCCTTTATGCATCTCTTTATCTTCCTTCTTTTGCCTTGATCAATTAGTTGAAGAGAACCTTCATTTGCATTTATTCTCCTTCTCTTTAATCTTGATGCTTCTGAGAGATATTACATCATTGATTTGCTATCAAACGCTGGAAAGCCTCTGTTTAGCTGGCTGCAGAAGAGTGTATACCAAACAAGACTTGACAAATCCCATTAGTGTCAAAGACTTGAGAGGCTAGTGGCAAGTGGGCAGATCAAGTTCACATTCTCTTtcatggaaagaaaaaaaaaagagttaggaACCTTATCATTTACGCCACAAAGTAAGAAGGCAATGAATTTTCTACTGGTTTTCATTCTTTGTTGCGCTTACAATTTGGTCGTTTTCTAAGTCTAGGTTATCGCCATCATTAAGTTCATCTAATAttgtttttttatctttttgcGTGATTGCCTCCTATGTTTCTTTGGTTCCAGTTGAGCTTCAGCTTGCTGGACGCCCATATCTCCCACCGTGTACCTGCAAATGACATTCTAAATTTCAGAAGGAAATGGAAATGTTCACAAGTTAGCCAGTCACAAAACTTAAACAATACATAGGATGAGAAGTTGGGAAAATAccaaaattgaaggaaaagaagaaaataagTTGCGTTCTTAAATTATAAAAGCAAAGTTGTGGTAAAATGGTTGAGTTAATTCTTAGAGATATTTGGTTATGCAAGTTCTGGATGAAAGATACTGGGTTGTCATAAGCATATCAACTTGAAGAATAGAATTTAACATATTCTAGATCTAGGCATTTCTCACTAAACTATCATTTCAGACTGTAGAAACTGCTGCAAGTATGAACAGGATATGAAAAATGATCCCTTATTGCAAGATTTGTAATTAAATTATCTTtttagagaaagaaaaagaacatCGGACAATTTCCATGATGAGTTAAAACAAAATTATACACATTTAACATAACTTAGCAACTTTATTAGTTATTACTACAGAAAAGGATTAATACCTCTAATTGAAGCATATAAAGTAGAAGATtgtcaaaatattaataaaaaattaagacTCCTAGATTTTTACCGGTTTGTCTTGGCTCTTTTTGATTTGTATGTCTATTGATTATATATGGAAGTATGAAAAGACATTTTCTTTTGAGGCAATAACTTTTCAAACTAGAGCCAAATGCATATTAGAAATTGATGCAGTTCACATAGAGAGTGAAATGCAACAAATTGTGTATAATATTACAGCCGACAAGTCGACAACATTAGGAAAAGCTTGTGCAAGAGATTGCCTTGTCACTTTCAACAAATTAGGTTGGCTAGACCTAGGTGTATCAGCAAGATAACCCCCTCCTGATAGTGAAAGCAAAGAAACATGTCGACTGGTATGCTTTCCTCTACCCTTGTTGAAACCTCCCCAACCCTCTGGTTTTCAAACCAGTTATCTTCTTCAAGGGCATCAGAAGAACGATGATTACTTCTCAGAACATTGATAAGGCTTGATTTTGCAACTCCACTTAGATCCACAACTACATTTGTTTGATTCCTCGAGTAAAACGCAAGAGATCAATGCCCTTTTTAGTCTCAATACTGCCAAAAAGTGGTTCATAACCCCAGCATCACAACCTCTGTTTCCATGCAATAAGAGTCTGCACATACATTTCATAGTTCCAATACGTAATTTGCAATGAAATTGAAAGCTACACACAAAACATTGCTTTGAGTAGTAGAGCTAGGGGTGAGTGttcaatcgaatcgaatcgaatgaaaaaatttcgagttaatcgagttgatgaatcatattttatcatcctaatttgatttgaaattttctcgaatcgagtcgagtgagatagaattcgaatcgaatcgaatcgaatcgaatatatttgttcaagttaaattttaaaaaataattttgggtccttgtTACAACTTGTCAACCAtcgtaataaaatttgtccaccgtaatcaatttttttattatctttcatcacctcataatttatttattaatcttttatatacggattagcttctttacttgcttaattgtttcaattatcttcatATTCTTGTCACTatatattttggaattaaaaatatattaaatgtaaaaatgtgatttttaataaaagttattttaaagataaaatgtgaaattaataataatataaaattttaacacgaatattttatggcatcattaataattcaattttaatataaatattcaatatgactaaacaattcaataatataaataatataaaatgtgaaatttaatttaataatataaatagtagatataaataaaattattactatttatgttggatattttttggataattttaattttttatttgggagtaaagagtgagaagtaaaagtttaggggggaaataaaaagttttggagagtaaaagtttgagggaaag contains the following coding sequences:
- the LOC108464194 gene encoding signal peptidase complex subunit 1-like, translating into MDWQGQKLAEQIMQVMLLVFAVVSFGAGYVLGSFQMMMLVYAGGVTLTALITIPNWPFFNRHPLKWLDLSEAEKHPKPQVAVSSKKKSTKK